The following proteins are co-located in the Salvelinus namaycush isolate Seneca chromosome 31, SaNama_1.0, whole genome shotgun sequence genome:
- the LOC120025888 gene encoding coiled-coil-helix-coiled-coil-helix domain-containing protein 10, mitochondrial-like isoform X2 — protein sequence MARGSRSASRSSAPASSAPTYHPPAPVAPAPSALAVPAAPQGPGLMAQMATTAAGVAVGSAMGHVMGSAITGAFSGGSPETARPAASTYQEAPRPASSQPGPCMFEVRQFLDCATTQADLSLCEGFNEALKQCKGSHGQ from the exons ATGGCAAGAGGAAGTCGCAGTGCCAGTCGTTCTTCGGCACCAGCCAG ctcagCTCCGACCTATCATCCCCCGGCCCCAGTCGCTCCAGCCCCGTCAGCCCTGGCTGTTCCTGCCGCACCCCAAGGACCCGGCCTAATGGCCCAGATGGCCACCACCGCGGCCGGGGTGGCAGTGGGCTCTGCCATGGGCCATGTCATGGGCAGTGCCATCACCGGCGCCTTCAGTGGTGGCAGCCCTGAGACAGCCAGACCCGCCGCCAGCACATACCAG GAGGCCCCTCGACCTGCCTCATCCCAGCCGGGCCCATGCATGTTTGAGGTGCGACAGTTCCTGGACTGCGCCACCACTCAGGCTGACCTCAGCTTGTGTGAGGGCTTCAACGAGGCGCTCAAACAGTGCAAGGGCTCACACG
- the LOC120025888 gene encoding coiled-coil-helix-coiled-coil-helix domain-containing protein 10, mitochondrial-like isoform X1, translating to MARGSRSASRSSAPASSAPTYHPPAPVAPAPSALAVPAAPQGPGLMAQMATTAAGVAVGSAMGHVMGSAITGAFSGGSPETARPAASTYQEAPRPASSQPGPCMFEVRQFLDCATTQADLSLCEGFNEALKQCKGSHDVTSMV from the exons ATGGCAAGAGGAAGTCGCAGTGCCAGTCGTTCTTCGGCACCAGCCAG ctcagCTCCGACCTATCATCCCCCGGCCCCAGTCGCTCCAGCCCCGTCAGCCCTGGCTGTTCCTGCCGCACCCCAAGGACCCGGCCTAATGGCCCAGATGGCCACCACCGCGGCCGGGGTGGCAGTGGGCTCTGCCATGGGCCATGTCATGGGCAGTGCCATCACCGGCGCCTTCAGTGGTGGCAGCCCTGAGACAGCCAGACCCGCCGCCAGCACATACCAG GAGGCCCCTCGACCTGCCTCATCCCAGCCGGGCCCATGCATGTTTGAGGTGCGACAGTTCCTGGACTGCGCCACCACTCAGGCTGACCTCAGCTTGTGTGAGGGCTTCAACGAGGCGCTCAAACAGTGCAAGGGCTCACACG ATGTGACATCAATGGTTTGA